CGGCTGTCGAGCATCTGCATGTCGTTGGCCACGATTTCCGTGGTCCAGCGATCCTGGCCATCCTGGCCCTGCCACTTGCGGGTCTGAATACGCCCCTCGATATATACCTTGGAACCCTTGCGCAGATACTCGCCGGCAATCTCGCCCAGTTTGCCGAACAGGACCACGCGATGCCATTCAGTCCGCTCCTGCTGCTCACCACTCTGGCGGTCACGCCAGGTCTCCGACGTCGCAATGCGAATATTGGTCACCGCATTGCCCCCGGCCGTATGCCGGGTTTCAGGATCGGCACCCAGATTGCCGATCAGAATCGCCTTGTTGATTCCACGGGCCATGACTGCCGGCCCCTCCTCGGGTTGAGTTGAAAGACGCGCAAAGTCTAGCACAGCGCGGCAGCGGGACCCTTCCGGATGTGCCCGTTACCTTGAGAGAAATCGACCCGTATAATTGTCGGCCATGAATGATGCTTCGACCCGCCGCGCCTCCCTGACCCTGGAAGACGTCCTCGAGACCGCCCGCGAAGACCGCAAGGCCGTCGATCGGCTGATCGTCGAACGGCTCCGGTCCGATGTGGTGCTGGTCAACCAGATCAGCCAGCACATCATCAGCGGCGGCGGCAAACGCCTGCGGCCGCTGGTCCACCTGCTCAGCGCCCGCGCCGCCGGCTACCGGGGTCGCGATCACATCAAGCTGGCGGCCATCATCGAGTTCATTCATACCTCAACACTGTTGCATGACGATGTCGTCGATGAGTCGGCCCATCGCCGTGGCCGCGTGACCGCGCACCGGGTCTGGGGCAACGCGGCCTCGGTCCTGGTTGGCGACTTTCTCTACTCGCGCAGTTTCCAGCTGATGGTCGAACTCGGCCAGATGACGATCATGAACATCCTGGCCGATACGACCAATACCATTGCCGAGGGTGAAGTGCTGCAGCTGATGCAGATGGGTAATGCCGACCTCACGGTCGACGACTACTACCAGGTCATCTCCGACAAGACCGCCTGCCTGTTTGCCGCCAGCGCACGTCTGGGCGGCATACTGGCTGGCATGACGCGCCTCGACTGTGATCGCCTGGCCGACTACGGACTGCGTCTGGGACAGGCGTTTCAGATTACTGACGATGTTCTTGACTATCGCGCCAGCAGCCGGGATATCGGCAAGGACATCGGTGACGACCTGGCCGAAGGCAAGGTCACCCTGCCGCTGATTCTGGCGCTGTCAGGCGCCAGCGAACGGGACCGGAACACGATCCGGGGCATGATCGAAAACGGCGGCAGCGACCGCATCGACGAGGCACGGCGCATTTTGCATCAGACCGGGGCCCTCGAACAGGCCCTGCTTCAGGCCCGCGCGCTGGCCGGCCAGGCCATGGACGCACTCACGTTCCTGCCCCATTCGCAAGAGCGCGGCGCGCTGCAATTCCTTGCCCGATACGCGGTCGATCGCACCCTCTGAGCGCAGGTCCGGCAAGTCCGCCGGGCCTAGCCCGCATTATTCATGAATTCACTCGCGCCCTTGCTTGCGCCTTGTTCGCACAGCGGATGTTCCTCCCTCGGAAATACAGCCTGGTATTCCGCTCGGTCGGAAAATCCGCTGTGCGAACAATCCCCTGCGCAATCATCGCGGCGATTCATGAAAATAATGCGGGCTAGCGCAAGCCAGCGACCGCCAGACGAAACACCTCGCCGCGATGCTCGAAGTCTCGAAAGCGGGGAAAACTCGGCGCACCGGGCGACAGCACCACGGTATCACCCGGACGGCTCCATTCAGCCGCCAGCCGAACGGCCGACTCCAGACTGTCTGCGCGGGCCAGCCGGGCACAGCGATCCCCGGCCTGCTGTCGGCAGCACTCAACGACTGCCGGGCCGTTGTCCGGGATACCGATCAACCCGGAC
This DNA window, taken from Pseudomonadota bacterium, encodes the following:
- the ssb gene encoding single-stranded DNA-binding protein, with amino-acid sequence MARGINKAILIGNLGADPETRHTAGGNAVTNIRIATSETWRDRQSGEQQERTEWHRVVLFGKLGEIAGEYLRKGSKVYIEGRIQTRKWQGQDGQDRWTTEIVANDMQMLDSRGGAEPFDRGEPSPRDDAPPSDSGGGLEDDIPF
- a CDS encoding octaprenyl-diphosphate synthase, producing MNDASTRRASLTLEDVLETAREDRKAVDRLIVERLRSDVVLVNQISQHIISGGGKRLRPLVHLLSARAAGYRGRDHIKLAAIIEFIHTSTLLHDDVVDESAHRRGRVTAHRVWGNAASVLVGDFLYSRSFQLMVELGQMTIMNILADTTNTIAEGEVLQLMQMGNADLTVDDYYQVISDKTACLFAASARLGGILAGMTRLDCDRLADYGLRLGQAFQITDDVLDYRASSRDIGKDIGDDLAEGKVTLPLILALSGASERDRNTIRGMIENGGSDRIDEARRILHQTGALEQALLQARALAGQAMDALTFLPHSQERGALQFLARYAVDRTL